A window of the Polaribacter sp. HaHaR_3_91 genome harbors these coding sequences:
- a CDS encoding M1 family metallopeptidase has product MKKITFLLLSVFFVGSAVFGQETTTKQGHTNQNKFRQLKDVLATPNEQRTASGAPGKNYTQQKVDYVMDIVLDDEKSRITGAETITYHNNSADELTYLWVQLDQNMRAADSKTPDIQSSKVPTKLSKARFDRAYPEEAFDGGFKITSVTTNDGAKLSYTINQTMMRINLAEPLASGETYKFKIEWWYNINNHRTQGGRSGYEYFEENENKNYVIAQFFPRLCVYDNVEGWQNDQFWGRSEFALEFGDYTVNITTPDDHMLGATGVLKNESEVLTKTELKRLEKAKTSFDDPIIIRTQKEATKIEKTKSKKTKTWKFYAENVRDYAFATSRKFIWDAMAVDINGRTVMAYSLYSKEANPLYGDHSTRAVVQTLKTYSKYTFDYPYHKAISVDGQMGMEYPQICFNPGRPDLPDGGYSDRQKYRTIGVTIHEVGHNFFPMIVNSDERQWTWMDEGLNSYVQMLAMMAYEKDYPLSRGLPKNIVRYMSGDQSKISPIMSKGDNVYEFGNNAYGKPATALWILRETIMGHELFDHAFRTYSQRWMFKHPTPADFFRTMEDASGVDLDWFWRGWFYTTDVTDIGIKGVKKFYTKTDNDSVEFTEDTTEGLGFSNTHGKYHYEITYNKPGGLVMPIIVEFNYKDGTKEKKTYPAQIWRYDDAEITKVFSSSKQIESIVIDPELETADVDTSNNSWPKETNNKFDKFKSKIKG; this is encoded by the coding sequence ATGAAAAAAATTACATTCTTACTATTAAGTGTATTTTTTGTTGGATCAGCTGTTTTTGGCCAAGAAACAACCACAAAACAAGGTCACACAAACCAAAACAAGTTTAGACAGCTTAAAGATGTGTTAGCAACCCCTAATGAGCAAAGAACTGCTTCTGGAGCGCCAGGTAAAAACTACACACAACAGAAGGTAGATTACGTAATGGACATTGTTTTAGATGATGAAAAAAGCAGAATTACAGGTGCAGAAACCATTACATACCACAACAACTCTGCAGACGAATTAACATATTTATGGGTACAATTAGACCAAAATATGAGAGCTGCAGATTCTAAAACTCCAGATATTCAATCTAGTAAAGTACCTACTAAACTTAGCAAAGCTCGTTTTGATAGAGCTTATCCTGAAGAAGCTTTTGATGGTGGTTTTAAAATTACTAGTGTAACAACAAATGATGGTGCAAAATTATCTTATACGATCAATCAAACAATGATGCGTATTAATTTAGCTGAACCATTAGCATCAGGAGAAACTTATAAGTTTAAAATAGAATGGTGGTATAACATTAATAACCATAGAACTCAAGGAGGTAGATCTGGTTATGAATATTTTGAAGAAAACGAAAACAAAAATTATGTAATTGCTCAATTCTTTCCAAGATTATGTGTTTATGATAATGTAGAAGGTTGGCAAAATGACCAATTTTGGGGTAGATCTGAATTTGCCTTAGAGTTTGGAGATTACACCGTAAATATTACTACACCAGACGATCACATGTTAGGTGCAACTGGAGTTTTAAAGAATGAAAGTGAAGTTTTAACCAAGACTGAATTAAAAAGATTAGAAAAAGCAAAAACTTCTTTTGATGACCCTATTATAATCCGTACTCAAAAAGAAGCTACAAAAATTGAAAAAACAAAATCTAAGAAAACAAAAACTTGGAAATTTTATGCTGAAAATGTAAGAGATTATGCATTTGCAACCTCTAGAAAATTTATTTGGGATGCAATGGCAGTAGATATTAATGGTAGAACTGTAATGGCTTATTCTTTATACTCTAAAGAAGCAAATCCTTTATATGGAGATCACTCTACAAGAGCAGTTGTACAAACTTTAAAAACATATTCTAAATATACTTTTGATTACCCATATCACAAGGCAATTTCTGTAGACGGACAAATGGGTATGGAATATCCACAAATTTGTTTTAATCCTGGAAGACCAGATTTACCAGATGGTGGTTATTCTGATAGACAAAAATACAGAACTATTGGTGTGACAATTCACGAAGTTGGACATAATTTCTTTCCGATGATTGTAAATTCTGATGAAAGACAATGGACATGGATGGATGAAGGTTTAAACTCTTATGTACAAATGTTAGCTATGATGGCTTATGAAAAAGATTATCCACTAAGTAGAGGTTTGCCTAAAAACATTGTACGTTATATGAGCGGAGATCAATCTAAAATTTCTCCAATTATGTCTAAAGGAGATAATGTTTATGAATTTGGAAATAATGCCTACGGTAAACCAGCAACTGCGCTATGGATTTTAAGAGAAACTATAATGGGACATGAATTATTTGATCACGCATTTAGAACGTATTCTCAAAGATGGATGTTTAAACACCCAACTCCTGCTGATTTCTTTAGAACAATGGAAGATGCTTCTGGTGTAGATTTAGATTGGTTTTGGAGAGGTTGGTTTTATACAACTGATGTAACAGATATAGGTATTAAAGGTGTGAAGAAATTTTACACAAAAACAGATAATGATAGTGTAGAGTTTACCGAAGATACTACAGAAGGTTTAGGTTTTTCTAATACACATGGTAAATATCATTATGAAATTACCTATAATAAACCTGGTGGTTTAGTGATGCCAATTATAGTAGAGTTCAATTATAAAGATGGTACTAAAGAAAAGAAAACATATCCTGCACAAATTTGGAGATATGATGATGCTGAAATAACAAAAGTTTTTTCTTCATCGAAACAAATAGAAAGTATTGTAATAGACCCAGAGCTAGAAACTGCCGATGTAGATACAAGTAACAATAGCTGGCCAAAAGAAACAAACAATAAGTTTGATAAATTTAAAAGTAAAATAAAAGGATAA
- a CDS encoding DUF6702 family protein, whose translation MSLTQIEYRSELQAVQITINVFMDDIELALNKDYNIDLQLTTKEELKDNDVYFIKYLNSKLHLKVNDVPRNFNYIGKEYDGDLVYFYLEIEDVKELNNIEVTNKILTKHFPQQENLIKSKVGKKHKSILLTAKNDKGLLKF comes from the coding sequence TTGAGCCTCACTCAAATTGAGTATAGAAGTGAATTGCAAGCTGTTCAGATAACAATCAATGTTTTTATGGATGATATTGAACTCGCCCTAAATAAAGACTACAATATTGATTTACAACTTACCACAAAAGAAGAACTAAAAGATAACGACGTTTATTTTATTAAATACTTAAACAGTAAACTCCATTTAAAGGTAAATGATGTTCCTAGAAATTTTAACTATATCGGTAAAGAATATGATGGAGATTTGGTCTATTTTTATTTAGAAATTGAAGACGTTAAAGAGCTTAACAACATAGAAGTTACCAATAAAATCTTAACCAAACACTTTCCACAACAAGAAAATTTAATAAAGAGTAAAGTTGGCAAAAAGCACAAAAGTATTCTATTAACCGCAAAGAATGATAAAGGTTTGTTAAAATTTTAA
- a CDS encoding carboxypeptidase-like regulatory domain-containing protein yields the protein MIIKLLQLYVFILASNSLAQQVLINGKVIDSLGIIKNANIINLKTNQGTFSSDDGTFRIYVSQGDSLRISSIQYVTRKFYVTKQNINNKFIIIKLKPSTYVLDEFELKKHNLTGRLGIDLKEVPTDKRDSLLRKVMDFSNVNLKRAEEDDYIDKRVRPQKVETDPTQMFGGVGAKVVIPFKDKESLLNKELKRKKEVPYKILSELGEPFFFEELKIPKDNYFHFLDYCNPLDIERLHKEGNILELIKIFQKESMPYLQIIKKE from the coding sequence ATGATTATAAAACTACTTCAACTTTATGTATTCATTTTAGCCTCTAATTCTTTAGCGCAACAAGTACTGATTAATGGAAAAGTAATAGATTCTTTAGGTATCATTAAAAATGCAAATATTATCAACCTAAAAACAAACCAAGGTACTTTTTCTTCGGATGACGGTACTTTTAGAATATATGTTTCGCAAGGAGACTCATTACGTATTTCATCGATACAGTACGTTACAAGAAAGTTTTATGTGACGAAACAAAATATCAACAATAAATTCATCATTATAAAACTAAAACCCAGTACTTATGTTTTAGATGAATTCGAACTAAAAAAACACAATTTAACAGGACGATTAGGAATTGATTTAAAGGAAGTACCTACAGATAAAAGAGACTCCTTATTAAGAAAGGTTATGGATTTTTCTAACGTGAATTTAAAACGAGCTGAAGAAGATGATTATATAGACAAAAGAGTAAGACCACAAAAAGTTGAAACAGATCCTACACAAATGTTTGGTGGTGTTGGAGCTAAAGTAGTAATACCTTTTAAAGATAAAGAGAGTTTATTAAACAAAGAGTTAAAACGTAAAAAAGAAGTTCCATATAAAATACTATCTGAACTTGGTGAACCATTTTTCTTTGAAGAATTAAAAATCCCGAAAGACAATTACTTTCATTTTCTAGACTATTGTAATCCTTTAGATATAGAACGTCTTCACAAAGAAGGTAATATTTTAGAACTCATCAAAATTTTTCAGAAAGAAAGTATGCCTTATTTACAAATCATAAAAAAAGAGTAA